The window CAGGCAGCTTCAGTACGACAGAGAACTGTCTAGAAAATACAATCTCCAAAACTTGTGCAAGTGCAGCAAACCAGGCAGATGTGGCCAGGGCAGCACCTGCCTCCTCGGCCTCTCCCAGGTCCCCAGACTCCTCAGCCCCATGCTTAGCTTCTTCAGCTCTTACACACTTCCTGTTGAGGTCTCCACATGGACTCCTGGGAACAAAGTGGGAGCTgcactcttttctttcctttttctttttaaagctgtaAACACATCACATGATTGGGTCCCCATAGAAAGGTGGTGGAGCTTAGATGAGCCTAGAGCTCTTCAGGAACTGAATGAGCACCCGGTACACGAACGTGTACTGGCTAAGTGTCTGCACCAGCATCATCCTCTGCTGCCTCAGCAGCTCCAGCACTCTGGGGATGTCCAGCACCTGGGGAGACACAGAGGAGAACTCCGCTGAGGGGAGCCAACACTGCAAGGACCGCCACCCTCAGAAATCTGCTGAGGAGACAGACGAGAGTCCTGTAATGAACTAACATCTGATTTGTTTTAGCTACAAATAAAATGTGCGTGTGGATTATTCAACAGTTTCTAGCTGCAACACAGTGACTTGTAAATCAGTTTCATATAAATCATATCTCACAAGGTTCTGAGATTCAACAAAAACAGTGTGCTAGGTGCTCCCAGGATCAATCCAACATTTCCCACACTGCTGGCTGGTGCGAATGCTGGGAGTGTAAATGGTGTTACAGGAAAACAGAGCACTCAGCCCGCAGTGGAGAACACTAGAGAAGACAACATTGAACGGCCTTCTATATGATATGACATCCCAGTCTTTACTGATGGTCGGAGCCAAGGATTTCTCAAAGTCTTTAACAACACTTAATGTTGATCTTGTGGCCACCACAGTCCAAGGACAACTGTTCAGAAAGCTATGGGGCCACCATGCCCGTCTCCTTCCCAGTACTCACTCTTCTCACCAGGTCATGGAGCCAAGCATAACTCACCTCATTGTGTTCCAGACAGGCCACCATGATCTCTGACAGAATGACAACCCCAGTTCTTCCCACGCCAGCACTGCAGTGCACCAGCAGCGGGGGGTTGGGACTTCTGGGTTCACTTGTACTGTTTGTATGACGTCGAACTGACTGGATCTCTTCAAGGTATGCTGTGAAGAAATAAGTGAAATACTAAAGTACTCAGGGGCAATAGCATATAAAACCAACAACCATCTCCTTAAGTCTCTTCACGGAGAAGACCACAGATAAGGGCACTGGGTACGTAGATACCAGGGCCAACCTTATGGTGACTGAAAGAAAGTTGGTGCCTCAGCCAAAAGTAGCCGGAGGAGACATGTCAGTTAGCTGTGGCATTCTATTCAAGGCCAGGCATCTCTTAACTATGCCTTCTCGCACTGGCAGAATGGCAGTGTGGGTAAGGACACTTGCCAGGGCTGACAACCTTAAGTTTAATCCCCAGGAGCAAcagagtggaaagaaagaacaaacttccCAAGGtgcactctgacctccacacatatgatGTGGCACATGgacggatgtgtgtgtgtgtgtgtgtgtgtgtgggggtgatgttagttagcacacacacacacacacacacacacacacacacacacacacaaactacaaatCCATCTCCTGTTAACCTCCTCAAACACgtttattttaaagtaaagttATTTTAAAGTAAGTCCAAAGCTTTCAGGAAAAACAAAGAGGCACTATTTTAGAGACCTAACACAAAGGAAGCTGCCTATAAACAAAGACACTTACATAAAAATCCCTTGAGGTCTTCGGGACAGCCATGTTCAGGCCAGTCTGTGTACTGGAGATGCCAAACTGTCCTCTCCTGCCCTGTGAGAAGGTGCTTCATCTTCAAACCTGTGGTGGCGTAGCAGCCCGAGTCCGTGCGGAAGCGAGTTGTGATCTTAAACCTTCCATAGGTGACAGTGTTGTGCCTGGAGCCAAGCCGTGGCCAATACCTAAAGCTCTTCTCCCGACCTCCCTCCTGTCGAAGACAAGTGTGATTCAGCAGTAGCTCAGGGCCCGGCCTGGGGCACTCTTCACACAAACCTCTACCAGGCCACGTGCTGTCTCACTAAAGATTAACTCTGGGTGCTTAACCTTAGCAGCTCTTTGGAGACTTGGAAAAATGACCTGAGAGGACAGGCACTCACCTCTTCCGCTGTCACCATTGCTATAATTGCGACTCCCTGTTCCCACACCATCTGCCAAAAGTCCTGGCAGGTATTTTGTAATGGTCCCTGTGTGGCAATATAATCCCATTCAATTCCGCTGACAGAGACCTAAAATCAGAGAAGGTTAAAAGCTTAGTGCACGGCGTGCATGGAATGGCGCGCACAGCTGTTTCTGTCTTCCTGGGAACACTGAAAAACGAGGGAGCTGTTCAGCAGAGCAGGGACAGAGTCTGTCTAACCTCTCCCTCATTTATACAATTGCAACTGCTGACATCTTTATAAACGTGTCTGCATGCCTTCAGTTCATATGACATCTGCAAGACTTGAGCCAGCTGCTCACCTCTCAATGTCAGTTGGCATCTACAAAATGCAATAACCGCCCAGCCCACGGGGCTCTGAGGACAGACCCAGTGTGTATGGCGTCCAACACATAACAAGTCCTAGGCAAATAGCTACTCTTGTTGTGATGGTGACACCAATATCACAGTTCCTTAAATCACAAACACAGCTCGCCATGGTGAAATACTAAATATGCTTGGAAAGTGTTAGCAAGTAAGTCAAAGCCTAAGCTAATGCCAGATGTCCGTGAGAAATGTAGTCTTCAGTTTAGAATGGTCTCCGTCTTGAACTGAGTTCAAGATCACCTCCCATAAGGCCAAGTTCCCACTTGGGTGGGGCACGATTTAATGCTCCCCAGTGCTAACACAATAAGGAGTTACTGGATTTACAGCCAAGAACCCTGAGTTAAACTACGTTCTGTCAGTAACTGTTGACATCCATATTTCTTTCTGAGTGTCCACTCGACGAGAAAGCCTGTGCCAAGCTAAGTTCCACACTCTCCCTCAGGCTGCCAGCCAGCCCTCAGCACCGACTGAATTTCTCACTGGGCTCCCTTCAGCAGCAGCACGTGGTGGACACAGGTTATCATATAGGTGGTTAAATAAACAGGGGTCCCAGAATTGCTGAGAGATCATGAGTTGACCCAATCTGCCCAATTCTGAAATGCACATTCTTTCCACGACTTCTCCAGTGGCAGCTGAACTTCTgaataccacaaaaatcagtCATTCACCTTGCCCATGCAGTCACACGTGAGTAGATGAGTTATTCTAAAGACTTGGTTGGTTTCTAAACACACAATACCCATATAAAAAGTAAGGCAGTGTGTGTATTAATTCCTCAAGACCGTTAAgcatgcctttagtctcagcacctGAGGTGTAGAGCAGGCCGATCTCTATTATTGAGGCCACCCCGTCTATATAGAGAATTCCAGCCCAGCCAAGGAGATGTAgaaacaccttgtctcaaaaataccaaaaccaaaaccaagataggtaggtaggtaggtagacagacagacagtcagacagacagacagacagacagaccgaccacTAAGCAGTACATAGTTGCCAAGTCTTCAGAGATCCTTGGAGGTCATATCAAATATGACTTGCAAGGTAAAGAAAACTGGGAGACAAAAGGCACAACTCACTCACTGTAAGAGGACTCCTCCttgctacatagagaaacccaaCTGGCTGGCTTGAGCCAGCTCTGTGCTGCCGCCTCCCGCTTAGCAACTAACATCACCCAGTGCTAGCATCAGACTGTTCTGGGGAGTGCTTGTATAGAACCAAGTGATACCAGAAGATCAGGAGGAAGACAGAACATTCTCATAAgcaaaagtgtgtgtgcatgtcctcCAAAGTCCCAGGggacagggctgggaggcagctcGGCACTCCAGTGTCTGCCTAGCACAAGACCTGGCTTTGGTCGACAGTGCTGGGAAAAGGGAGGACATGAAAAGCAAGCCAGGCCCATCCGTCACATGCAGTACACGTGGTTACGTGATGGGGAAATGAGTGGTTCCGATTCAGCAGTTCCTATGGGAACTGGAAAGCTCAAAATGAGTCTTCAGATTCAAAATAAACGAGCTGCTCTGAGTCCCCGTAACAATGTGGGTGGGAAAAGCtaccaggaggagagagagggtgtgGCTCTGGCTGTTGTCTGGAATCTCCAGCTTATAACGTAATTGAGAAAGACTCAAAAGGAGATGTAAATCCTACCATTTCTACAGTTAGCCCCCACCACAGTGCCGCTGATTATCTGGGACGCTCTTCTTACCTTAATGTGTGACGCATTGATATAGCCAGTGTTGTTCTCCTTGGTTGGCACCAACTCCACTCTGGCATCATCGTAGGGGAGCACATCTTGGAATCGGTTTCTCTCTGCATTTTCAGGGAGCCGAGCTGTTGAGCACTCGCCATCAACCAGCCGCTTTTTCAGAATCCTCTCATACTCGGTGAAGACCGTTCCTTGCTCTAACCGCTGCTCCAGAACTTTACACTATGAGGGAAAGGCAGAGGGTCACACCAAACCTGCCTGGTCCTTTAAAAACTCGATTTCTGCTTCATGCCTTATACATGgaaccaaaaaaatttttttacaagTCACAAAAATTAGAACAAAAGACATGATGTTGTTGGCAAGATGTAGAATTCGAAACTCAGTTTGAAGTTGTACGATGGCCTAAGGCAGTCTGCTAACCTGAGGTCTAAACCTGTGGTCGGTTTTGTAAGCTTTAAGGAGTTAGAAGAAGCCGGTCTAGCATCTGTGAGCATGTGCTCTGACTTATAACAAATGCTTGCAGGATGCTGAGACAGCAGCGAGCCCTGAGCCAGCCTCAGACGCAGCGGTAGGAAATGAACGCCTGTCTTAATTTAAACAAAACCTCACAAAGAACCTTTTTAAATTCAggatatttaattttaatgtaaaatcACGATGAATTTTCAATAGACGGTCTGCTTTCTTTCCTATGCACTCTTACACACACGTTCTTACTTTAAGGAAATGAAACAAGAACATTCAGAAGCAAAAACCTTGACGTCGGGCCTGAGGTGACTTGAGGCCTTGGAGCCACACGCTCACTCCCTTGTAACCCAGACAATGACATTCCCTATCGTTCACGTACAACTCTGACACTGTCTTAGAAAGGACATTCCCCAAAACTGCACGAGGGCCCTTTGGCGTTGCTGCCCAGGCCCCAGCACACTCACCCTCTCGTCATTTGTCGCTCTGGTGGACACTTCTTTGCCTTCGTCAGGCAGGGGCAGCCGGGACAGGGAGAGTCCATTGAGGGCTGCCAGCTTGAGGGGGCCAATTTTTTTTGCATCTGCTCGAGTCTTTTTCATTCCCtgtaagaaaatatttacacacacatagaaaatgtACCCAGACACCTTTCAAAAAAATGTCAATGGGCTGACCAAGGCAGAGCTCGCCCTGCTCAGTCAGCCGGAGGAGAGACTCCACTCCTGCCAAAGGAGCTGGAGGAAGATGACATTCCTTTCAAGGCCAGAGCTCTGATAAGGCCTCCAGATACACGGCTTTGACTCCAATTGGTTACAAGGCTCTGTTGCAATGAGAGGTGAGACTGTGGGCAGGCAGCGTTCTTAATTCTTACAGAGCTACCCAACCTCAAAGCGTGGCACCAAAACTCAGCTGGAGTCCACCCAAAACAGACAAGGTAGCAGTGGGTCGTGTCGccttttcttgtcttattttgATACGGGTCTCGCTAGTATCCTTGGTTGGCCTGGACCTACCAGCCTAGTGCCAAACTCAccggtctctgcctcctgagtgctgggataaaatgcacacaccaccatgcctagcagcctttcgctttttttttttttttctttctttctttttttggtttttttgagtcagggtttctctgtgtaaccctgcctgtcctggaactcactctgtagaccaagcaggctggcctcaaaccctgcctgccttagcctccgggagtggtgggattaaaggtgtgtgcaccaccaccacccagcagtctttactatctttaaaataaactaatagaaatttaaattttttctggggggaaaaaaaaacaagaaaaaaatgtaaattgcCTTCGAATCTTCCGTTCGACAGAACCATGTGACTGAAGGCCTCTCAAAGCAACCACATTTCTAAACTGAGAAATAAACACAGTTGAGCTCTCTCGGAGAGCCAGAGTGGAAGGGACACATCAGGGGGAGGCTGCCCTGTGAAAACAGTGTTCCCCAAAGTTCCCCTCTGTGGCAGGTAAACCTGAGAACTTCAGGCATTCTGTAAAGTTACACAGTCCCAGTATTCAAAGAAATAAATGCCTTTCTTGGTTCTTATAAGGAAACCAGCTTATTCCAGTTCTATTAGCCTAAAAATACCATGACACTCAGGATCAAAAGcatggagagaaaaaagaaacattttggtGAAGACAAAAATGCTGTGCCATTAATAACTGGAGGATATGTGTGCACCCCCATGGATACAAGCAGAGGCTACAACATGGGATCCAGTATCTCTCTAATGTTCTCCGCCTTActccttgagacaaggtctttctcaGTGGATCCAGTCTGACTACCCAGAAACCCACTGGGATCCACCTATCTCCACACACTGCTGGTGCTACAGGCACCCACAACCGGGACTGGCtatcacatgggtgctgggatttgaactccggtCCCCTTGATTGCACAGCAAGCAGTCTTACTcaaggagccatctctccagcccctaggctATCTTTTAACTTCATGATCATGTCGCCTATGAGCTTCCCCCATAATTCGGTTCAGACTTAAAATGGACAGAATCTTGGGTTAAAACCCAGCATGAAATTAACTAACTTGGTTCAGGTAAGttgcctttaccagctgagccttACCTAAACAGAGAAGTAGAAAGGGAGAGAGCGGGGAGGGCACAGCACAGTCTGCAGAAAAGAGTGGCTAGCCTTACTGTTTAACCAACTGCCGAGATGAAAGGTTCTGTCTTCTCTGACCACTGCCACATCCCAACTGCCCAAGGAGTCATCTGGCTCACGAGAGTCACAAAGCCTCACAGATCCTGCTGGCCAGTATTAGCTGGCTCTACTGTTTCTCAGACTAAAATCTAAACACCCCACATCATCAAGCCAGATGAGGGTGTTTCAAGACTAGCTGTGATTATCCCTTACCAAGCCTGTGGCTTTTCAATGCGGAATCTGCAGGGCTTCTTAGGTAAGAACCACATTGCATAAAGGATGCATCAGGGAGCCAACCCGTATGCAGATGCATGGGCACCCAAACCAGTCTTGCCTCGGAGATAACCATCTCGTCCCTGGGGGTGGGGCCCATGGGTGGGGAATTCTAAAATGTCCCCTCCTTGTCTGCCACTTACTCACTGCTTAACTTTGCCTTGCTTTAGAGGTCTTGTATGTTGCACAGTGACATGATCATGTAATGTCACCCTGCAGGTGGCAAAGGCTTCAGCAGGGGAGTGACCTCTTCAATTCTTGGAGAGTTGGGGAACTAAACTTGTGAGGCAGCATCAGTGGTGACTGAGTGCTTTCCATGTTTTGAGGGTTAATTTTATAGTCCCTGGGACTGTCAAGGTCACCTCCTTTACAAGGCTAAACAGTTTGCCCAAGGTCACTAGCTGCCCCTTTGATAAAGAATCAGTGTTGAGGCTCTGTAGGTGGACAAGCCGAGCTGAGATGTGACCATGAGGGTCTTGTCCACTGATGATGCAGACAAGACCTCTACTCAGACCCGGGCTGGCCACCGTAAGGGCCCACACATTTCCTCTGACCACAGCCTTCATGCATGTCCTCGAATAGGAAAAATCCCTGTGCAAAAAAGAAGGGGTCAAAAGACGATCCAATTGTACAACTTTACTAAAACATCTTAAATAATAATGTTATTTTAAGGGAAGCAACTTGTCAAAGCCCCAGTCTAAGCTGAGCCTGCCAGACTCCATTCGAACACGCTAGACTTTCCCACCCTGAGTCATCCAATGTGCTGACCGGTTACAGTGGGTAACGGCTGTGTTACCTTAAAGAGCTCACAGGGGCTGGAGGGGTTTGGTCTTGTCAACCCTTAGAAAGTTAGAAAATCAGAGTCACTGAAAGTACTGGTGTTTCGCATAGAAACAGTGGGCACTTCTTACTGCACTGTTGTGGAAGGTCCCCCTCCACTGACTTGGGGACTCAGCTAGTGACTGTGGAAACCCCCATACTGTCTTTGCCCTGATATTGCTCAGCCTGTACCCTCCGCCATGGTCCTCTTGAGCACTGGCCTTTGtacacttagaaaaaaaaaaataaatctaaacttAAAGTTCATCCTTTAGGAAATTGAGATGCCCTTAAGTCTGTTCCTTAAGCTGCTTTTCTGGTGGGTACTGGTGGGTACTGATCTTTTGTGGGCATTATGAGCCTGTGAGTCCAGCCTGCCAGCCGGCCTGCCAGCCGGCCTGCCTCTCTCCGAGGAGGCCCTAGTCCAGAAGTGCACCTGTGTCCATCCTAACAGAAGTGGAGGAGGGGAACCTGGGCTGCCAGGATACAGGGGGTCAAGTGAACACACACATCACTTTGATACTGTCCCAGTGCGGGGCCTGGTCCAAGGAGGTGAGGGCCACCCAGATCCGCATGCCTGAGCAACACAGCGATGGTGACTGAGTGGACACACTCACGAACAGATCCATGGACGCTTAGTTAAAGGCTGAGAACTCAACAGAGACTCAGTGCAGACAGACCAGGTTTCGGGGAGCAATTACTCACTGAAATGCTACATATAACACACCCAAACAGTGTTCTGCGGAAGAAGAGGATTCTAGAGATAAAATAAGCTGAAAATTCCATGTCAGTCACTCACTAGCTGTATGACCTTGGAAGAGCTACTTAATGTTTCCGAGCCAGCGTCTTTATCTGTGGAACAGGCTCTAACAATGGGCTCGTTATGAAGTGGGCACAGCAAGGGTAGAATCGTTGCACGTGGAAAATGTTCTGAAAGGAGGCTACAGAACACGGGGCTGGTCTCTTGCATTTTGTTTGAAATGCGTAGGAAGTGCTTCCCTGTGTTTATTCCACTGAGTAGGAGAGCCCCCATGTTCACAAGGGCCTTCTGAACACCCAGTTCACTCACTCATCCCTTTAAAGAGACATACCGTCTGGGTCCAGAGTCACCTCAGTCCACACTGGTCATGGGAGAGAGTCAAGCTGGATCCAGTCTCCAACCTTGACAACTACATAAGGATAAGACTTAGGGATACGGTCTCAAATGCCTCTGGAGACATCACTTGAAAGATCTGAACAGATGCAGTTCTTGGGTCACAGAATTTTAAAGCGACCTTGGCTGGAGAACTGAGTCATTCCCCTCTTCCTCTGCACTGGACTAGACGGCTCAGGGACTCCTCCCATCACCTCCACAGGCCTGCTCTCTGTACCCAACTGACCCCTAGCAAAACCATGACCACCATCAGTTCACAGTTTCCGCATAAACTCGTACATACCCCAAATAAGGCAAAACTCAGAGCTGGGGCAGGAAATGACAGTTAAGAGAAAAGGTTAAAAACTGAGAACCATTGGTTCTAAGGAAAACGACAGTTGAAAGCACAGATTAGGGGGCCCATCCTCCATGTCTGAGGCACCTCTGCTCCCAGAAGCTTACCCCTAGTGGCGGAAGTCCTTCCACAGTGTTCTTCTTCCCAGAGAGGAGATCTGACACTGGCCTCTTCTTGAGAGAGTCCCTCCTAGCTCGGTACCTCCCTGACGTCGTGAGGTCTGACTCGGACATGGAGGGGGTCAGCAGTCCATGTCTTCGGGGCTGATGAGTCTCCATAACCAGGTGGACAGGGCTGATGTCCTTTGCCCTCTTCTCAGGCTCCGTAACATGGGACTTGGGCTCGAAAATATGCAGAGGGCCAGTGACCGGAGTCACTGAAGCACAGGGGTAGTTTAGCTGTTGTTCCTGAGAGAAAGCGGCCGTAAGGCGGGGCTCAGACACAGCGTGTTCTCTGCTGCTGTCGTCTTCTAAGTCCTCATCCTCCTCGCTGCTGTGAATCAGCATGGTGGCATCAGAAAGGGACTTCTTGTGACTGTACCCACCACTCCCCTGCTCTTCGGTTCCCTCCTGCTTCACTTTGTCAGAGAAGACGCTGGACTGGGAGCCTGCTGAGAAGGTCCTGGGGGCCACGTCTGCGGCTGAGGCTGACATCGTCCTCTCCTTGAGCCTCAGGCCTTCGAAACCATGTGTGAGCCCTGCGATTTCAATACTGTTCCTCTTCTGTAGGTGTGCATGCCGAGCTGCTGTGAGGGGCTCACTCACCTCCTGCAGAGAGTGAGCCACGGGCAAGCTGTCCTCCTGGAAGGTCTGCACCGAGTGATGGACGCGTCTGGTGATGAGATCTGGATTGCTGCTGCTGATGTAGAGGTGCCGCGATAGGTCCGGGGTGCTGTTGGCAGGTCTTGGGTAAGGATATGGC is drawn from Rattus norvegicus strain BN/NHsdMcwi chromosome 6, GRCr8, whole genome shotgun sequence and contains these coding sequences:
- the Ptpn21 gene encoding tyrosine-protein phosphatase non-receptor type 21, giving the protein MPLPFGLKLKRTRRYTVSSKSCLVARIQLLNNEFVEFTLSVESTGQESLEAVAQRLELREITYFSLWYYNKQNQRRWVDLEKPLKKQLDKHALEPTVYFGVVFYVPSVSQLQQEITRYQYYLQLKKDVLEGNLPCTLEQAIQLAGLAVQADFGDFDQYESQDFLQKFALLPVGWLQDEKLLEEAAQKVALLHQKYRGLTAPEAEMLYMQEVERMDGYGEESYPAKDSQGSDISIGACLDGIFVKHKNGRPPVVFRWHDIANMSHNKSFFALELANKEETIQFQTEDMETAKYVWRLCVARHKFYRLNQCNLQTQAATLNSVRRGSSSRMSLPKPQPYAMPPPPQLHYNGHYTEPFASSQDNVFVPNKNGFYCHSQTSLDRTQIDLSGRIRNGSVYSAHSTNSLNTPQPYLQPSPMSSNPSIPGSDVMRPDYIPSHRHSALIPPSYRPTPDYESVMKRLNRGMVHADRHSHSLRNLNIGSSYAYSRPDALVYSQPEIREHPHLASPQSAHYPFNLNYSFHSQAPYPYPVERRPVVGAVSVPELTNVQLQAQDYPAPNIMRTQVYRPPPPYPYPRPANSTPDLSRHLYISSSNPDLITRRVHHSVQTFQEDSLPVAHSLQEVSEPLTAARHAHLQKRNSIEIAGLTHGFEGLRLKERTMSASAADVAPRTFSAGSQSSVFSDKVKQEGTEEQGSGGYSHKKSLSDATMLIHSSEEDEDLEDDSSREHAVSEPRLTAAFSQEQQLNYPCASVTPVTGPLHIFEPKSHVTEPEKRAKDISPVHLVMETHQPRRHGLLTPSMSESDLTTSGRYRARRDSLKKRPVSDLLSGKKNTVEGLPPLGGMKKTRADAKKIGPLKLAALNGLSLSRLPLPDEGKEVSTRATNDERCKVLEQRLEQGTVFTEYERILKKRLVDGECSTARLPENAERNRFQDVLPYDDARVELVPTKENNTGYINASHIKVSVSGIEWDYIATQGPLQNTCQDFWQMVWEQGVAIIAMVTAEEEGGREKSFRYWPRLGSRHNTVTYGRFKITTRFRTDSGCYATTGLKMKHLLTGQERTVWHLQYTDWPEHGCPEDLKGFLSYLEEIQSVRRHTNSTSEPRSPNPPLLVHCSAGVGRTGVVILSEIMVACLEHNEVLDIPRVLELLRQQRMMLVQTLSQYTFVYRVLIQFLKSSRLI